One Lentibacillus cibarius DNA window includes the following coding sequences:
- a CDS encoding aminopeptidase, translated as MVNQQTKEKYADLALRTGVNLQENQALMINAPIEGADFTRIVARKAYEMGAKDVHINWADDELTRLKYENAPDEVIGSFPEWKVKLHDAYAEDGAAVLSIKATNPDLLKGIDSARVAMANKAAGEAMKNFRQYTMNDRITWSIISIPTGDWAQKVFPEKSREDAVDSLWDAIVNIVRVDKDDPIAAWEAHNKTLETAREILNRKKYKKLHFKAPGTDLELELPDGHLWKGGSAVSEQGTQFNPNMPTEEVFSMPHKYGVNGTVSSTKPLNYGGNLIDNFTLTFENGKVVDFQAEQGGETLKHLLDTDEGARRLGEVALVPNESPVSQSGLIFYNTLFDENASCHIALGKAYPTNLEGGSDMDANTLDKHGVNDSLVHVDFMIGSENLDIDGILEDGSTEAVFRNGTWALNVKG; from the coding sequence ATGGTTAACCAACAGACGAAGGAAAAATATGCAGATTTAGCATTACGGACAGGGGTCAACCTGCAAGAAAACCAAGCATTAATGATCAATGCGCCAATTGAGGGAGCGGATTTTACCCGAATCGTTGCCAGAAAAGCGTACGAAATGGGTGCGAAAGACGTACATATTAACTGGGCGGATGACGAACTGACGCGTTTAAAGTATGAAAATGCGCCAGATGAAGTGATTGGCTCATTTCCGGAGTGGAAGGTGAAGCTGCATGATGCATACGCAGAAGACGGTGCGGCCGTTCTGTCCATCAAAGCAACCAATCCGGACCTGCTGAAAGGTATTGATTCAGCTCGGGTAGCCATGGCCAACAAGGCGGCTGGTGAAGCAATGAAGAACTTCCGCCAGTACACAATGAACGACCGCATTACCTGGTCCATTATCTCCATCCCGACCGGTGACTGGGCACAGAAAGTCTTCCCGGAAAAATCCCGTGAAGACGCGGTGGACAGCTTATGGGATGCGATTGTCAATATCGTCCGTGTCGACAAGGATGATCCGATTGCCGCGTGGGAAGCACATAACAAGACGCTGGAGACGGCCCGCGAAATCCTGAATCGTAAAAAGTACAAAAAACTGCATTTCAAGGCACCTGGAACAGACTTAGAACTGGAACTGCCTGATGGACATCTTTGGAAGGGCGGATCTGCCGTATCTGAGCAGGGAACCCAGTTTAATCCAAACATGCCGACCGAGGAAGTTTTCTCCATGCCGCACAAATATGGCGTGAACGGCACGGTCTCAAGTACGAAGCCATTGAATTACGGCGGAAACCTAATCGATAACTTTACACTTACATTTGAAAACGGAAAAGTAGTTGACTTTCAAGCAGAGCAAGGCGGGGAAACATTAAAGCATTTGCTCGACACAGACGAAGGTGCACGCCGGCTTGGCGAAGTGGCGCTCGTTCCGAATGAATCACCGGTTTCTCAATCAGGATTGATTTTCTACAATACACTTTTTGACGAAAATGCATCCTGCCATATTGCGCTTGGCAAAGCATATCCGACCAATTTAGAAGGCGGCTCAGATATGGATGCAAACACACTCGATAAGCACGGCGTCAATGACAGCCTCGTCCACGTTGACTTCATGATCGGTTCTGAAAACCTGGACATTGACGGCATTCTTGAAGACGGCTCAACCGAAGCCGTATTCCGCAACGGTACTTGGGCACTAAATGTAAAAGGGTAA
- the recQ gene encoding DNA helicase RecQ, which produces MLEQAESILKTYFGYPSFRSGQRQTIEQIMGKSNTLAVMPTGGGKSLCYQIPGMALDGTAIIISPLISLMKDQVDALKALGVAATYINSSLSASEQHERLAAIEAGEYQFVYAAPERFESGAFMSVMKRISISLIAFDEAHCISQWGHDFRPSYRSIVTTLKQIPSIPVVVALTATATAEVIADIQSLLSIDDFHVVKTGFERENLAFHVVKGKNKQTYIKSFMKAHKHESGIIYTATRKQADALAEQFEQWGLAAAKYHAGLTEDERKAAQSAFIHDEKTVMIATNAFGMGIDKSNVRFIIHYAMPMTMEAYYQEAGRAGRDGEHSDCILLFSPQDVQLQKFLIEQSQMDDEAKQGEYRKLQAMINYCHTHSCLTSYILDYFGDMSSHEPCGRCSNCQHRRERVDITEEAQMILSCVKRMGERFGISMTAKVLKGSNDSRLRSFRLHTLSTYGILSAYTEKQLAERIQFLVAEQLLATADGKFPTLQLNRKSVDVLKGRETVWMYTAPIPAGEETDYREDLFTALRDKRKKIADEQGVPPYVLFSDATLKEFSRYFPETKADMLAIKGVGEKKYEQYGDVFLEVISQWRKNNPDASRPVKIASGRPTVKKEKQADDRPSHMISYSLFQSGKPVKDIAALRGVTAQTVENHLFKAFQDGYPLVWDVFFNAEDEKVILETREQLEEPKLKLLKDSLPERFDYTAIKAVLVKNGIM; this is translated from the coding sequence ATGCTTGAGCAAGCTGAATCCATTTTGAAAACATATTTTGGGTATCCATCATTTCGTTCAGGACAACGGCAAACAATTGAACAGATTATGGGAAAAAGTAACACGCTGGCTGTGATGCCAACCGGCGGGGGTAAATCGCTATGCTATCAGATTCCGGGCATGGCGCTGGATGGAACGGCCATTATCATCTCACCGCTCATTTCCCTTATGAAAGACCAGGTGGATGCCCTAAAGGCGCTGGGAGTAGCAGCAACCTACATCAACAGTTCACTGTCTGCTAGCGAGCAGCACGAACGCCTTGCTGCCATCGAAGCAGGTGAATACCAGTTTGTTTACGCGGCACCCGAACGATTTGAATCCGGCGCATTCATGTCGGTCATGAAACGAATTTCAATTTCGCTGATTGCTTTTGATGAGGCTCACTGCATCTCGCAATGGGGACATGATTTTCGACCAAGCTACAGATCAATCGTCACGACGCTAAAGCAGATTCCCTCCATCCCTGTCGTTGTTGCTCTAACCGCTACCGCAACAGCTGAAGTGATTGCCGATATCCAGTCACTACTTTCCATAGATGATTTTCATGTTGTGAAAACCGGTTTTGAACGGGAGAACCTAGCCTTTCATGTCGTTAAGGGGAAAAACAAACAAACGTACATCAAGTCCTTTATGAAAGCGCACAAACATGAATCCGGAATCATTTATACAGCGACACGGAAGCAAGCCGATGCACTCGCCGAACAGTTTGAACAGTGGGGGCTAGCTGCGGCCAAATACCATGCCGGTTTGACTGAGGACGAACGGAAAGCAGCACAATCCGCCTTCATTCATGATGAAAAAACCGTCATGATTGCGACGAATGCGTTTGGTATGGGTATCGACAAATCGAATGTGCGGTTTATTATTCATTATGCGATGCCGATGACGATGGAGGCGTATTATCAGGAAGCAGGCAGAGCTGGCCGTGACGGGGAGCATAGTGATTGTATCTTGCTGTTTTCGCCGCAAGATGTGCAGCTGCAAAAATTTCTGATCGAACAATCGCAAATGGATGATGAAGCCAAACAAGGTGAATACCGGAAGTTACAGGCGATGATCAACTACTGTCATACCCACAGCTGCCTGACATCGTACATATTAGACTATTTCGGCGATATGTCCAGCCATGAGCCATGCGGCCGCTGCAGTAACTGTCAGCACCGCCGGGAACGTGTGGATATCACTGAAGAAGCACAAATGATTCTGTCATGTGTCAAACGGATGGGCGAACGATTCGGCATCTCCATGACCGCAAAAGTGCTAAAAGGATCAAACGACAGCCGGCTCCGCAGTTTTCGCCTGCATACCTTGTCCACATATGGCATCTTATCCGCTTACACGGAAAAACAACTGGCAGAGCGGATCCAATTTCTCGTAGCAGAACAGCTGCTGGCAACCGCAGACGGCAAATTCCCGACGTTACAGCTGAACAGGAAGTCGGTCGATGTATTGAAAGGTAGAGAGACCGTCTGGATGTATACGGCACCAATCCCTGCCGGCGAGGAAACTGACTACCGGGAAGATCTGTTCACTGCTTTACGCGACAAGCGGAAGAAAATTGCCGACGAGCAGGGCGTACCCCCATATGTCTTGTTTTCCGACGCAACGTTGAAAGAATTTAGCCGCTATTTCCCGGAAACAAAAGCAGACATGCTCGCGATCAAAGGGGTTGGCGAAAAGAAGTACGAACAGTATGGTGACGTATTTCTCGAGGTGATCAGCCAGTGGCGCAAAAACAACCCCGATGCCAGTCGTCCCGTTAAAATAGCTAGCGGTCGTCCAACTGTAAAAAAGGAAAAACAAGCGGACGACCGGCCGAGCCATATGATTAGTTATTCGTTATTTCAGTCTGGAAAACCTGTCAAAGATATTGCCGCATTGCGCGGCGTGACTGCACAAACCGTTGAAAACCACCTGTTTAAAGCATTTCAAGATGGATACCCACTTGTCTGGGATGTATTTTTTAATGCAGAAGATGAAAAAGTCATATTAGAAACCCGAGAGCAGCTGGAAGAACCAAAGCTGAAATTGCTGAAAGACTCATTGCCCGAGAGATTTGATTATACAGCCATCAAGGCAGTATTGGTAAAAAACGGAATTATGTAA
- a CDS encoding acyl-CoA thioesterase — protein MESKSCRNSLAVKTSHVLPPDTNNHGTLFGGKLMAHIDDVSAIAAVRHARKLVVTASTDSVDFLEPVREGDSVCVEAFVTWAHTTSMEVFAKVVTENLQTGDRKVCTTAFSTFVAIDEDGKPTAVPEVYPETDQEKELHQSAPERAEQRKQRRKGSREMAATFGTVYPWNE, from the coding sequence CACGTGCTGCCGCCGGACACGAACAATCATGGAACCCTTTTCGGGGGTAAGCTGATGGCACATATCGATGATGTCTCAGCAATTGCCGCTGTCCGCCATGCGAGAAAGCTAGTTGTCACTGCATCGACCGATTCTGTTGACTTTCTGGAACCGGTCAGGGAAGGAGACTCGGTCTGTGTGGAAGCATTTGTGACGTGGGCACACACGACATCGATGGAGGTTTTTGCCAAGGTGGTAACCGAAAACTTACAGACGGGCGATCGGAAAGTGTGCACAACTGCTTTTTCAACATTTGTTGCGATTGATGAAGACGGCAAGCCCACTGCTGTCCCGGAAGTGTATCCGGAAACAGATCAGGAAAAGGAGCTGCATCAATCCGCACCGGAACGTGCCGAACAACGGAAACAGCGGCGGAAGGGCTCCAGGGAAATGGCGGCGACGTTTGGTACCGTTTATCCATGGAATGAATAA
- a CDS encoding alanine/glycine:cation symporter family protein yields the protein MGVVEQVIGVANDAMWGTILIAVLLGLGLWFTIRTDFVQFRYFNEMIRVMFDKRVVSAEGKKGISSFQAFAISAASRVGTGNLAGVASAVAVGGPGAIFWMWLIAMLGSATAFVESTLAQVYKTPDKDQYRGGPAYYMEKGLNQRWLGIIFAITITFTYGLVFNSVQSNTISLAFSGEFDINRNMMAIVLCVLTAIVIFGGLKRIATVTQYIVPIMAIMYIVLAVYILIINIAEVPDMLGLIFSNAFGIREVAGGGFGAAIMMGIKRGLFSNEAGMGSAPNAAATAEVTHPAKQGFIQALGVFFDTILMCSATGFILVSAGSYADSELDGIQLTQQAFEFHIGTGAAIFIAIAIFFFAYSSILGNYYYGESNIDYIQNSGLGRFIYRIAVLLMVFFGAVATFDLVWQLADLTMGIMALINLYAITRLFGVARRVLHDYRDQRKAGKDPVFYRDTLDDTTGVDYWGRDQATGKGE from the coding sequence ATGGGAGTCGTGGAGCAGGTGATTGGTGTTGCCAATGATGCCATGTGGGGTACGATTTTAATCGCCGTACTGCTCGGACTCGGCTTATGGTTTACCATACGCACTGACTTTGTCCAGTTCCGCTATTTTAATGAAATGATACGTGTTATGTTTGATAAACGGGTCGTTAGTGCGGAAGGAAAGAAAGGAATATCCTCATTCCAGGCATTTGCCATCAGTGCGGCATCCCGTGTTGGAACGGGAAACTTGGCTGGTGTTGCTTCGGCTGTGGCAGTCGGCGGACCAGGGGCGATTTTTTGGATGTGGCTGATTGCGATGCTCGGTTCAGCCACGGCTTTTGTGGAAAGTACGCTCGCACAGGTGTATAAAACCCCTGATAAGGATCAGTATAGAGGCGGCCCGGCATATTATATGGAAAAAGGCCTGAACCAGCGCTGGCTCGGGATTATATTTGCCATAACCATTACATTCACGTACGGACTCGTGTTCAATTCCGTGCAATCGAACACAATTAGCCTTGCCTTTAGCGGCGAGTTTGACATTAACCGGAACATGATGGCCATCGTACTGTGTGTGTTGACGGCCATCGTTATTTTTGGCGGATTGAAACGAATTGCAACCGTGACGCAGTATATTGTACCAATTATGGCTATCATGTATATTGTTCTTGCTGTATATATATTAATCATCAATATTGCTGAAGTACCGGACATGCTTGGACTTATTTTTAGCAATGCGTTCGGTATCCGTGAAGTGGCCGGTGGTGGATTCGGCGCTGCGATTATGATGGGAATCAAACGCGGCTTGTTCTCAAATGAGGCTGGTATGGGTAGTGCACCGAATGCAGCAGCGACTGCCGAGGTAACCCATCCGGCTAAACAAGGCTTTATCCAGGCACTAGGTGTTTTCTTTGATACCATCCTAATGTGCAGTGCGACCGGTTTTATCTTAGTTTCGGCCGGTAGTTATGCGGACAGTGAACTGGATGGCATTCAGCTGACACAGCAAGCATTTGAATTTCATATTGGAACAGGCGCGGCTATCTTCATCGCGATTGCTATATTCTTTTTCGCCTATAGTTCTATCCTCGGAAACTACTATTATGGCGAAAGTAATATTGACTATATCCAAAACTCCGGACTGGGAAGGTTTATTTACCGGATTGCAGTGCTTTTAATGGTTTTCTTCGGTGCGGTAGCGACGTTCGATCTCGTCTGGCAGCTCGCCGATTTGACCATGGGCATCATGGCGCTGATCAACTTGTACGCGATCACGAGATTATTTGGTGTTGCCCGGCGTGTGCTGCATGATTACCGTGACCAGCGGAAAGCCGGCAAAGACCCAGTATTTTATCGAGACACCTTAGACGATACGACCGGTGTTGATTATTGGGGACGCGACCAGGCAACCGGTAAAGGTGAATAG